The DNA region TGACCAGAATAGTCTTCAATCAAAGGAGGTCTACGAGTTATGACACTTGCCATTTAAACAAGTTCTTTTGAAACCCTAGCCAATTCATTTTCTGTGAAAGGGTGAACCAACACCAAGTTTGTGGTTGCCAAATATAGTAAGACATTCGTGGTCCCATCAGTGAAATAAACAATGACACAGAGgcttattaacatttaaaatcttaGGCCTTAGTTTGGCAGTCTCCTGACTATTCATCCTTACTAATGTTGGCTAATTCCCACCAAGTGGCCAGGTCTACCTCTTTCTCCACTCTGGTCTATCCGTTCACCTCCAAGTCCACTGGTGAAACTCTTGCATCTTAATTTTCCCAAAGTGCCTATCTCTGCCTGGAAGTTCTACCTTCCACTTCCTAACCAGGTATTGGCTGTCAGATCTTTATTAAAGCCAATTCGATACACCTCTGGATTGccttaggcaggtgaggaaggaacaaatatttacaaaatgtgaAACAGGTGATAAGACATAGAAATAACAATATCAAGGGCTAGAATTTAGCTCTTTGCTgatacagaattaacaattgaataTACACCTTCACATAATGTAACCCAACAAGCACTAAGATGATTTTAGCAtcttttcttgaaaagaaaagaatggttaGTGATTGTGAACTCAGTGGTACTGTATTATTGCAGGGCTAGACAGATTTATTGAAAATTCCTTTCTAGGTTGTTACAACGAATACATTTCAATTCAATGTGTACAATTCAATTGTACACAATGATGATCCTGAATGTAAAATGTAAGTTACAATATTGCTGTATAGCAATAGGTCAATAATCAAAGAAGATATATAAAGCACTAAGTTACACTAATGAAGTGCTCATGTGTaagactttattttcatttatttattttattgaaaatagaatttccTCTTGTACAATACACTCCAACCACAGTTTCTCCACCCTCCACTTTTCTCAGCTCCCCTTTACTACCCTTTtaccccagatccactcctcttctgtttcctcttcagaaaaatgTCAGGCCTCCAAAAAACAACAGCCAAATATGACAAAACAAGATAGAATAAGACAAGTGAAAATTCTCATGTCAAGATGGGACAAAGCAACccaatagaaggaaaaaagaccaagaaacaggccaaagagtcagagatacctgCTCCTGctcttaggagtcccacaaaaaccaaccaaacagaaaaaacaaaacaagacaaaacaacaacaacaaaaacccaagccaACAGTCatgatatatacacaaaggacctagttcagacccatgcaggccccatGCTTGCTTCTATAGTCCATATGGGTACTGCCTAGTTGATTTGCTGGGCTATGTTCTTATGGTGTCCTACAATTTCTCTGACTCCTGTAAAATTTTCTGTCCCTCTTCCATGGGTTTCCTTGATTGTAGCCATCCAACAGCCATGCATGAACTGGGTTTACcggaaaggggggctggaaatgaaaaagagacatgatccttgatcagaaccttgtcttggcttcattcttctctccccCATCCTCTGTCTCTTTTTTATTTCCAGCCCCCatttcaggtaaacccagtttgTCCATGGCCACTGGACGGCTAAATCCACTTGATCCACTTGATCTCTGTGGGGGAGGGAcccaatggagacctccaattaagacataatatctggctgtgggtctctattcttgctcccatctgctgcttcAGATGAGGCTTCCCTGTTGATGACTGAGCAAGGCACTAATCCTAGGTTTCTGGTTCCTAGCCATCTGGGTTGTGTAGAGCAtggctccctcttgtggcatgAGAATACAACCCAGTTCTACCACTGGGACACTTTTATGGTTCCAAAAGATGGCCAGATCATACTCTGTATTCTCCATCACCGGTCGGTCGGCCtgtcctttagtctctgctccatctttgttcctgcatttcttttacacAGGACCAGTTTTGGATCAAGAGTTCTTTTTAGAGGGCTTGGtgttcccatccctccactggaggtcctgtctggctactggagTGCTCTCTTCAGGTTTCACATCCCTACCTTTGCACATTTTGACTTCCAGGAGCCTCTCTCATTCCAGCTTTGTGAGAGTTCCTAGAGACTTCCTCCCCCGCAGCTGCATatatccattcattctcctggacctCTGGGGCTCTCTCCTGTCTGGTTTGAAACATGGAGACAAGAATTGTTTTATCCACACATAAAATTTCCAGAAGACTGCTTAAAAACTTGGCACAAATTAGGTAATACCAGCTCTCTACAGATTTAGGGAAAGACTTTGACATTTTGCTTTCATgttagggtttgttttgtttttgtttttgtagttgaGAAAAAAACTACAGGTTTGTTCAGGTGGGCGGGGGAATTATTTTctaaagcagatacactgaatatgTTATGAACAAAACATTTGCACATCTGTTTACTGCCCTTCTTAGGGAAAGACATTGTTCTTTATCTTATAGCACTTGCTACTTAGCATCCTGTCCCACATAAGTGTTCATATGTGTTGGGTGAGCTGAAGGAAAAGGTGGCAGGGGAGAAACAGTGGAGTGAGTCTGATGTTCTGTCTGCCTGGTCATGCTGTACACATCAACACAAGCTCCTATTGCTAGTAAGTGGGTTAGGGAGATCTGACATCTCAGTGGGCCAGCTCAAGTCTAGTTTCAAATTGAAAGTCTGGAATGCAAGGACATCTCAGGCTCAAGAAAGTTAGTAACTTGACAAGCTTCAGCCTAAAGAGGAATCTTATTATAAAGTAGTAAATGCTTATCTACTTACATAATATAACATTCTAAAAACCACCTAGTGATTTTATagataaagcaaacaaaataatttcagttaACATATGACATGTATTCCTAGTATCTTGCATTGAAAAGAGATCATACAAAGGAAGGTACTGTAACATTAGTGTCAGGCCAGGAAGAGTTGGGAGTAGAAATCTTGGTAAAGGcccattttatatttctctttagtGTCAGTTATTTTAGCATCAACCACCATTTAGAGGCTTCAGGGTAGAGAAAGGACACATGGTTTGTAATGCTTCTAGGGAGCCATCTCACTGAAGCCAGGATTTCCCTCTGGACACTGAGGACCTGTTAGAAGAGGCATGATGTGGTCATGCTGCCACCTGGTGGTAGCATCGGTTGTCTGCAAGGTTTAATTTATTTCTGGTTTACTttatgttgctttctttttttccttcaaaggaaCACACACTTTTGTTAGCATAGGGAATAATAAGGGTATAATATCTTAAACCAGATCTTATttctacacatacatactaatCAGTTATGTGATCAGAAATtactacatatttatgtataaaagtaCTttgctgccgggcagtggtggctcaagcctttaatcccagcacttgggagacagaggcagatggatttctgagttcgaggtcagcctggtctacagaatgaatttcaggacagtcaggactacacagagaaagcctgaccgaaaaaaaacccacaaaacaaaacaaaacaaaacaaacagagttAATAACTATAGAGTTTTCTCATCCTTGTTTTTGCAGTATCTGAAAGAATTGAAAGGCTCAGCAAAAAAAGCTGATAACCCTGCTTATCAGTCACCAAAGTGTGAAAGCTAACATAGCCTTGTTagctgtaataaggacacatgctccactatgttcatagcagccttatttataatagcaagaagctggaaaggacccagatgtcccgcaacagaggaatggatacagaaaatgtgattcatttacataatggagtaccaTGCAGCTATTAAacacaacgaatttatgaaattcttagacaaatggatgactctggaggatatcatcttgagtgaggtaacccaatcacaaaaaacacacatgatatgcactcactgataagtggatattagcccagaagctcagaatacccaagatacaacttgcaaaacacatgaaactcaagaagaaggaagaccgaagtgtggacacttcgatccttcttagaagggggaacaaaatacccatggaaagagttacagagacaaagttcagagcagagactgaaggaatgaccatccagagactgccccacccggggatccatcccttaaacaatcaacaaacccagacactattgcagatgccaacaagagcctgctgacaggagtctgatatagctgattcctgagaggctctgccagcgcctgactaatacagaagtggatgctcacagtcatccattagacagagcacagagtccccaatgaaggcgctagagaaaggacccaaggagctgaaggggtttgcagtcccctaggaggaacaacaatatgaactaaccagtaaccccagagctcccaccaatcaaagaaaacacatggagagactcatggctttagctgcatatgtagcagaggatggtctagttggtcatcaatgggaggagatgtccttggtcctgtgaaggttctatgccccagtgcaggggaaatgcctggaccaggaagtgcgagtgggtgggttggggagaagggggagggggagagggtggggattttcagagaggaaactaggaaaggggataccatttgaaatgtaaataaaaaaaatctaaaacaaaaacaaaatcaaaaacagctAGAAGGATGTCAGTGGCTAAAGTAGAAGCAGGTGCAGAGACCAGGGTACTGTATGAACTCTGTGGCATCTAGGCAGGTCAAAGTACAGAGAAATAGACTGCAGCTTAATGTGAAGAAACTCTTTTTAAACATGGAGATTGGTCCAAGAGGAGTTTGTGATTATCTCAAGAGTATTCAACAAACAGAGAAATCGCACTTGGTGACTGTTCTTCACGTAGCCTCATGGGACAGCCCCAAACTTTGCCcttgttataaaattttaattgactTCTTTTCTGGCCTATTCTCAGGGGGACTTTTTCTTCCAAAATCCTAAACATCTTCGATGCTGCAATTTTCTGGAATCATTTCATGGGATTAGAGTAAATTAAGACTACCATAGTTTCTGAATGTTGCTATTTATTTTCACAGACATTCAAGATCAGGGCTTTTGTTACTTGCCTCTTATATCCATTTTGCTCCAGTCTTTAGTCTGAGGTCTGTTAGCATGGAGGCCAGAGCTCTGTATGCAGCTAAGTTTACAGATTAAGTTAGTGACACTTCAGTTTTGGCAGAGAAGTAGAATTTTCTGAGCATACTGTGGTATTCCAGAGAGACCATCATCTTAGTGTTTGGAAAGACAATCTCAACAAGTTTCCTAACAAGGtaaaactaaagagagaaaaaacttTAATAATAGGAAATGGAAAGTTATGAAGTTAGGCAAATTCATCAAGATATGCACAGTACATCTATGAGGGGAATTAAATATTATTGGAAAAGTTTAATTTTGATCttgttattttacaaatttatctTCCATTTAGAATAATAGAAATTGGAATTCTTCAACTTCTTGTAAGAGAGGTTACAAGAGAGTATAAATACAAGACACTATACAAGTATAAGGTAAGAATGTTTGTTAAATACTTCTATATTTTCAGCcagtaaaaagaaaacccaggacaTTATCTagatacttaaaatataattttcatgtaGATCAAAATGTGTTGGTATATTTTAGTGATTATTCTGGTTAGAATAAGCTTTGAGAATTGTATTCCATTACCTAAAGAGAGAGAATGGCTAAATCTGACTAAAAATACAATAGTTGATATTAAAAGTATAGTTTGAGTTATATAAActatattatttcatttccttgaaTTTCACTACTTAATAAATTTCACAGTATTAAAACTTCTCTATTTCCTATATTtcaattatttcatatataatattgataatttataattattaatgcAGACAAGACTTTCAAAgatcattttcataattttgtgtGCAAGATATGAACAACACTGATTTAGTGACTATTTGTTTAGTTTAGAATATTCAGCTTTTATTTCTAGATAGATTGAACATTTTTCTGAATCCAAAGCTATCTACAGTGTGACTTAAATACATGCTGGAGGATTTAGTCAGGTTTGCTCTTAAAGTCACCTCAACTAAGCCTGCTGTGCTCAGATAACCATTTACCTATAACTTTCAGTACTGACACTctaagctattttaaaatgtggtgtgtgtgtgtgtgtgtgtgtgtgtgtgtgtgtgtgtgtgtgtttaaatcagCACTGAGTGAGTTAATTTATTATTGGTAATTTAACAGTAAAGATAACTATCACATCATGATAAACCCTTCATAAAATACATTCATGCCATAGTCTTGAATTGAAACTGTCAAATTCAGTGCCAAACAATTCTTGTAGATGCTTGTAAATACTGATTAAACATATTAATTTGTGGTCTGTTAGACATATATTGTCTTTGAAAAATTATGTTGTTTTCATTGGCATAGCAACAAAGTAGCTCTTGAAACtgagatttcttcttttcttctctttctactttaaaatttGATTAAATATCAAAGTAAATTAAACTTGTGACATTTTTACAAAAGTCTTGTTAACATAGCAATGACATAAAGCTAGTAGCTTAAGAAATctaatgaaattttaatatactATACATTTTGAAATGATCATCATGATCAAGTACATAAGCTTATGATTTGCTGTGGAAGGCAGATATGCGTGAAATGATTCAATGTGTCTTAAAGGTCCTTCTAGTCTCCTGTAAAAATATTCCTTTCCCAAACCAAATGAACAAATGGTGAATATTTGAAAGTATTCTGCACAGATGTGAACCTGAGAGGATACTTTTTATTCTtctccaataaaaataaacactttaatCTACCTTACTCAGTAAATTTAATTCATGTCCACTACCACCGAGATCAAACTATTATAAATGTTTCAGAAGGAACTTCAGATGTATGGTGGAGAAGGGTAAAGATGGCGATCAAGAATAGCAAATACCATTGTGCCATAATTTCTATGGATTTAAATTTGTATGTATTAATTTTATGGACTTTATTAAAGTAGCATTGAATAAAAGATATTAGGAAAGCTTTTGCTTTCTGAAGAAGCTTTGCAatgcagagaaaataaaaggtaaCTATGCTTTTTGTAACTATTGAGATATAAAGTCAAAAGGAAACTGcatattgccatttttttttttttttggtttttcgaaacagggtttagccctggatgtcctaaaactcactttgtagaccaggctggcctcaaactcagaaatccgcctgcctctgcctcccgagtgctgggattaaaggcgtgcgccgccacgcccggccTGCATATTGCCATTTTTGATTGTGGGTATACCACTCATCCCCACCCTATCAAAGAAGCTTGGATCATTTGTAGGTTTTAATTATCCATACCTTCGaaccggaaggcgagccatcttagctccggtgcactgccggggaaagagcggactggacccgcagctggacccgatcgtcctgcgcctctcctgcccaggaggggtgttcgcctggcggctgtccgcaggctgacccagcacccaacaNNNNNNNNNNNgtgggtgggtaggggaacagaggtggggggaggggtatgggaatctttcgggatagcatttgaaatgtaaataaagaaaataataataaaaaaaaaattatccatacCTTCATGGGAAGAACAAACAAGATTTGGtttaaatattacaaaagaaaaaatgatagtTATTTCTAGCTATTAGACAACTTAATTCATAATGAATGTGCTTTTctataatttaagaaaattagaACTGATTCAAaataaagttgttgttgttgcttaccTATTAGCCTACAAGAACATTGAATGGTTTAgatgttttagaaaattaatgtatatttattctTAAAACTACTGAGTTCTTACCATTAGATCAAGAGCTCATTAACATTTTCTGtctaatataaaatattgtcctatggagttaattttttattgacTCCTTGCTATGAAGCTTCTACATTTTTTCTCATGTTCAAAATTGTTTCGGATGTGTTTTTTGACAAATTAACAAATCTATGAAGAATCAGACTTCGTAGGATAAAAATATGTCTcatactgatatttttatttgcatttaaaataaatcattgtgTTTCATGAACTGAAAATTGGCCACTTTATAAAAAACCTCTGAAGAAAATAACTTTTGATAAATACCCGTTGTTGCAATAGTCCATTTGACAGAAAGATCATACTACTTTGCCTTATACTCttagctttctgtttctttatgttttattataaataagaagtTGAAACATGTTATTAAGGagaaaaacatatattaaatgataaatttaaattttagaaaagtatatttttagtATTATGAATTTATCAgtctttaaaatgtcaatattATCTAAGTCATAAGTTATAATTCATAGCGTCTCATAAGACAATACAGATATAAAAAGTATCAAGCAACATTATATTTAAGTTAACACTGTTCTGGAATAACATTACATGTTGGTCCAGTTGTGTTCCCTTAAGGGAGCAGCAAGGTGTCTCTCATCTTATTTAGCAGCTGTGTAAACTTATTAGGATAGTGGATATAAAAGTTCATGACAActatacatcttttaaaatgtgaagtgCTACTGGTTATAGCTGATTATTTATGGGGCTTTCAtgtgttgattttcttttataaccTGAAGCAGAAGTTTGCCATGGGTGACAAGGAGAGAGACAACCACTCAGAAGTGACTGACTTCATTCACCACTCAGAAGTGACTGACTTCATTCTTGTAGGCATCAGAGTCCGTCCAGAACTCCACAGTgtcctttttcttctatttcttattatttatggGATGGTTCTTCTGGGAAACCTTAGCATGATTGGCATCATAGTGACTGATCCCAGGCTGAACACACCAATGTATTTCTTCCTAGGCAACCTCTCTGTGATTGACCTCTCCTACTCCACTGTTATTGTACCTAAAGCCATGGTAAACATCTTATCTCAGAAAAAGACCATATCCTTTGTGGGTTGTGTGGCTCAACTTTTCCTTTATGGACTTTTCATGGTAACAGAAGCCTTCATACTAGCagccatggcctatgaccgcttcATTGCCATCTGCAATCCTCTCCTTTACAGTGTTCGAATGTCAAGGAGTGTCTGTGTCCAGTTGGTGGCTGGTTCCTATCTCTGTGGCTGTGTCAGTTCCATCCTCCAAATCAGTGTAACATTCTCCATGTCTTTTTGTGCCTCTAGGGTCATTGATCACTTCTACTGTGATTCAAATCCAATCGAAAAGATCTCCTGTTCTAATACTTTTATCAATAAG from Mus pahari chromosome 9, PAHARI_EIJ_v1.1, whole genome shotgun sequence includes:
- the LOC110327091 gene encoding olfactory receptor 9K2-like — encoded protein: MGDKERDNHSEVTDFIHHSEVTDFILVGIRVRPELHSVLFLLFLIIYGMVLLGNLSMIGIIVTDPRLNTPMYFFLGNLSVIDLSYSTVIVPKAMVNILSQKKTISFVGCVAQLFLYGLFMVTEAFILAAMAYDRFIAICNPLLYSVRMSRSVCVQLVAGSYLCGCVSSILQISVTFSMSFCASRVIDHFYCDSNPIEKISCSNTFINKIVSLSLAVLIILPTIIVIVVSYMYIVSTVLKIHSSEGRKKAFFTCSSHLGVVSLLYGTVSFVYLTPPNNPELRKIASVCYILFTPMLNPLIYSLRNKDVKDAMKKVLGKKNVLL